In the genome of Lathyrus oleraceus cultivar Zhongwan6 chromosome 4, CAAS_Psat_ZW6_1.0, whole genome shotgun sequence, the window CATAATTTTGTTAGTTTTTCTTTCCTTTATTGTTCAGGTAGTTACGGTTGATGACCACCATAATTAAAATCATTCAATCAAAATTTATTATGGAcgaaaaatataaaaattattaaaatgatatattcgtaaaatattttatttaaattaaatttaaaaaatttcaaatgacACAAAAAAATAAAGAATTCGAAATTGCTTATTCATTCTATATAATGTGAATgttaaattatttattattaatcgatcctcatattttttaaaattttaaatttatcCATAAATTTTTCAAGAAATAAATCTCCAATACAAACTGATCCCTTAAAATTTTCAATACTGTAAATTCAGtttatttgaaattttaaatTAGACCCAAAATTTTTATAAAAAATGACccaaaaatttaaaaatcaaTAATTTTATATCTATCTaaacaaaaaatttaaaattgatTGGATTTCAATTATATAATTTAAATTATTTAGAATTCTAAATTCTCTAAAAAATTTCAATTATCTTTCCAACCATATGCATTTTGTTTAGAAATTTGGAGGAGAAGAGAGAGAAATGTTTTGAGAAAAAGGATAGAGTAAAAAGAATTGAAAATTTTTGATTGAGAAAATTTTAAAGGATTTCTTTTTACTCATTACACAAAATTTTCTTAATTTGAGAAACTAAAAATTTGTATTGTAGAAAAGTTTTGGAGgattataaatttttaaaaaatattttttatattattattatattctaaaaattaaaaatatattatttatcaTTTTCTATAACATTACAATTTCaaaattattaaatatttttctattttttacAAAATCTCCTCCCTCAGAACTCTTCCTTCCCCTTCCCTCTAAATTCTTAGACAAGTGTTAAGAGAATGACAAATGGTTAGAATTTTTGTAGGAGTTTTTCTAGAGAGtgacaaatatatatatatatatatatatatatatatatatatatatatatatatatatatatatatatatatatatatatatatatatttttttttttttattaaatttttttagAATATTATATCAAGATAATTTATATTGGAATAATTTGTTTAAGTTTTGCAAAACTCTTCAAATATTTCCTCCAATACAATTTTTTAGTTCCTAAAATTAAAGATATTTTagtttttaaataaaaataaatctTTCTTAAATTTTCTCTCCCCCCTTCAAACTATCAAACATAGTTTTAAAATGTGTTTGAATAAAGTATTTTCATGAAAAAAAAAGTAATCTTGTGAGAAAATTTAAAATGACTTGATCTTAATTTATTGTTTggataaaaaaaaataaaaattattaaaataatataaattcATAAAATACTTTGTTCAAATTAAATTTAAGGAATATCAAATAAcattaaaaaatgaaaaatttgAATTTGCTCATTCATCCTATATAATGTGAATATTAAACAATTTATTATTAATCTTTTAAATTTCAAGATTATTCTCATATTTTTTAAAACTTTTAAATTTACCCATAAAATTTTCAAGAAATAAATATCCAATACACATTGACCccttaaatttttcaaaattgtaaatttggtttatttttaaaattttaaattagaccaaaaacttttaaaatttataaaaaatgatccaaaaaatttAACAACGAATAATTTTATATTTATCTaaacaaaaaatttaaaatttattggatttcaattaaataatttaaattatttagAATTCGATTCTctaaaaaaatttaattttatcatatCCAAACATATCATCAGGCATTTTGATTAGAAATTTGTAGGGGAAAAAAAGGATAAAATAATAAAGATTGAAAAATTTTGATTGAGGAAATTTTAGAGggtttatttttatttataaagCAATTTTTTTTAATTTGCGAAACTAAAAATTTGTATTATAGGAGAGTTTGGGATGATTATATcttttttaaaatatattttatattattattatattctaaaaatttaaaatatattaataataaatatttatttattattctatataaaattacaatttcaaaaaatattaaatatttttctaattttttaCAAATCTCCTCCCTCAAAACTCTTCCTCGCCTTCCCTCCAAATTCTTAAACCGAGTGTTAGAGAATGACAAATGGTTAGAATTTTTGTAGGAGTTTTTCCTGGTGACAAATGGCTAGCATTTTTGTAGGAGTTTTTCCTGGAGTGACAAATAAGTAGGATATTTCAAAACAAAGACAATTTTATAAAATTGAGTGAATTTTAAAAAAACCTGCCAAAATGTGGATTATgtatttatttaataaatttattaaaaataaactCAATTTGTTCTCAAAGTATAAATAAAAAGatttacttttatttttattattattattattttctaatcaaacagacttttattttattataaatcAGAATGGCTTAACAGTCTATTAGGATTGAAACACTCTCAAACCCTAATATTACCCAAATCACTCCCACTCCTAGCTAGAGCATGTGCCGCTTTGTTATTTTCCCTTCTAGTGTGAGAAAAGAAAACCTAATCTGACTAAAATGCTAAACATCTTCATTATCCTATAACTTAGTATTGAAATAAAATTATTAATCTCTCACTccattattttaatttttttatttaaattacAATTCTATTATGCTATTATTATCTCTACTAGAAAAAGAAGAATTTGCAATAGAATGACCATTTAAAAGGTTGCAACTCATAACAAAGTGTCTTCCTCACAAGATCCCACCTGTTAAGTTTCTATAGAAACACTTTTCAAAAAATTGACTCACTAAACCCAAACCAGTCAGTTCAGTTCCTTTTTTTGAGGACACACCTGTCTTCCCTTAACTCTCCGCTAATTTCCAACGTCACTCACGTGAACTTCTTCTTTCTCAACACAACCAATTCAACAAGGTGTTCACACTCTGATTAATATTAACTTCACCTTTGTTACTAATATTATTTATAGGTATAATATATGCCAGGGAATAAATACAATGGTGATTCAAATCATATACCGGGACGTGTAGAAAGGTTGTTAAGAGATAGAGAGTTGAGAAAAAGAGGAAGTGAAAACAATGACTACTTGGAGCAGGATCAAGAGAAAGATGATGTTGAGAAACTATCATCATCGTCGTTAATAACTGAGAGAAGACAACAAGAAGGAGATGATGCTGTTGGAAAGTATGGTAGTAGTAATAGACAGAGGCTTTTGGTTGTGGCTAACAGATTGCCCGTGTCCGCCATTAGAAAAGGTGAAGATTGTTGGTCTTTGGAGATAAGTGCTGGTGGCCTCGTTAGTGCTCTCCTAGGTATGTATCATCAATCGCACATACACCTCTCTGCACTCTAACACAGACCTTCATGATTACATTTTTCTATGTAGCACATACACCTCTCTGCACTCTAACACAGACACACACCAGACACGACACTAACGTTCATGATTATGGTGTCGTACTTCATAGTTTCTTTTTActctatttatttatttatggtTTTAAAATGTATTTACTTCCTTTTTTGATATTGTATATTAACAAAGGTGTGAAGGAGTTTGAGGCAAGGTGGATAGGTTGGGCCGGTGTCAATGTTCCAGATGTGGTTGGACAGAAGGCACTCACTAAAGCCTTAGCTGAAAAGGTATATTCACATTCTTTTCCTTAATTTTTTGAACTTTGAAATTGTATACATTTGTTTAAACTTAAGACCATGGTTTTAAATTGCGGTCATTGCGGTTGCACGTTGCTGGCCGTTGCGGCATGAATTTTGATTGAGAAGAGTTTTAAATCCATCAGTTAAAAATCAAGAATTTTCAGAAGTAAATTGAGTTTTGGAGTTTTAAATTTTGAATTTTGGCGAAAATACTTGAAAAGATCTTGGCGAATGTGGTTTCTAATATGGAAGGACACGATTATTTCAAATCTCACCGATCAAGTTGATGGACATCCAAACATGACTAAGTTTGAAATTTTAATGAAATAGTATCATTTAATTATATTGATGTAAAAAATTTATGAAATTTTGTTgtcttgatcttgcttgtgctaTTATACATTGCAGAGGTGTATCCCGGTATTTCTAGATGAAGAGATTGTTCATCAATATTACAATGGCTATTGCAACAATATTTTATGGCCTCTTTTCCATTACCTTGGGCTTCCACAAGAAGACCGTCTTGCCACCACGCGTAGTTTCCAATCTCAATTTGTGGCCTATGAGAAAGCAAATCAAATGTTTGCTGATGTTGTGAACCAACATTATGAAGAGGGTGATGTTGTTTGGTGCCATGATTACCATCTTATGTTCCTTCCAAAATGCTTGAAGAAATATAACAGTAAAATGAAAGTTGGGTGGTTTCTTCACACCCCTTTTCCTTCTTCTGAAATTCACAGGACACTGCCGTCTCGTTCCGAGCTTTTGCATTCTGTTCTTGCAGCTGATTTAGTTGGGTAAGTCTTAATTTCTCCCTTATCCTGTATCCATCTTTGGTATAATAATTTTCATTTTTCTATTATATCGTCGATCTGATTTGGGTAAGTGCAACTTTTCTTGCACAGTTTTCACACTTATGATTATGCAAGACATTTTGTTAGTGCCTGTACTCGCATCCTTGGACTTGAAGGTACACCTTATGGGGTTGAGCATCAAGGGAAGCTAACTCGAGTTGCCGCCGTAAGTGCCCGCAAAATTTTCTTATAAGCTTCCTTTTGCTTTATAATTTTAGCAGTTATTATTTATCTTGGATTAATATTTCACCTATTAGAACAGAAGGGTAGGGACAAAGAAAAAAATCTTCGAATAAAACTTCATTTTGAGTAACCAATTGCTACAGTGAGCTTAAAAATTCTTCTGTTGCTTTTGAATGTCAGTTTCCAATTGGGATAGATTCAGAACGATTTATACGGGCGCTAGACCTTCCTCAAGTGCAGGAACATATCAAAGAATTACAAGAAAGATTCAAAGGAAGAAAGGTATATCTATTGCTTCTTAGTAAAGTGTTTGAATCATATAACTTATTCTACTTTTTGATCCTATTAATTTTGAAAGGAATTCACATTTCATTTCTTCTGTCTTGACAGGTAATGTTAGGTGTTGATCGCCTTGATATGATTAAAGGAATCCCTCAGAAAATTCTAGCGTTTGAAaagtttttggaagaaaatgCTTATTGGCGCGATAAAGTAGTTTTGCTTCAAATCGCCGTCCCAACACGAACAGATGTTCCTGAATGTATGTTACTTATTTTCTTCAAAACAGTCTCACTTTTAATTTTCCTACTGTTTCTACAAGTGGTAGACCAATTTTTCCAATAATCTCAGGTTAGATTAGAAGATAGTAGTCCTTTGCACTTTGAAATGGCAAAGTTCAACAGAATATTTTCTTAGATCAATTGAATTTTATACATTATGTATGAGGTATTTGGTTTACTTACTCTTGGTATCTGAATCATGACTGGTTTAACTTTATTTCTTGTGTAACATAGATCAAAAGCTTACAAGTCAGGTTCATGAAATTGTTGGTCGCATCAATGGTAGATTTGGATCATTGACTACTGTTCCTATACATCACCTGGTACGCTCTTGATATCATGATAACCTGATCGAAATTATATTAACGCTGACTTGAGTCCAATGATTGTGTCATCAAACTTATTGGACCGGGTGTTCTATCACACATCAAGAATTATCTATATTCGATACATGTTGGACACCAAGGCTTCTTATAGTTGAAGTATCTGGCCTTCATTGTCCGAGTCTTCAACTCACTGAAGACTTTGTTATGTTTGACAATCTCATGATTTTTTGTTTGTGTCTGCAGGATCGCTCTCTTGACTTTCATGAACTATGTGCTCTGTACGCAGTTACGGGTAAAATTTGTGTACTTAAGTACATTATACCTACCTTATCAAACATTTTTATGACTTCTTTTTATCGTCAGTGCATCAAAATATATTGTTGGTATTCAGTTCTTGTCATTTTAAGTTTTCTTCTAACTGTATTCATACCCATTATTTACGCAGATGTAGCACTAGTCACATCTTTAAGGGATGGAATGAATCTTGTGAGTTATGAATTTGTGGCCTGCCAGGAGAAAAAGAAAGGGGTTCTCATTCTTAGTGAAGTAATTTCAAATACTTATTatcattttaatttatttaaaattttcaattCAAACCATGTTAAGGTTAGAATTTGCATATTTTTTTCTTGTAACTAGATATGTATAATGTTGATCTGGCGCATGATATTCGGTATTCTTCTTGTAGTTTGCTGGTGCAGCACAATCTCTTGGTGCCGGGGCAATTCTTGTCAATCCCTGGAACATTACAGAAGTTGCTACTGCAATTGCAAGGGCTCTGAATATGCACCCGTCGGAGAGAGAAAAGAGACATAAGCATAATTTTCTTCATGTGAAATCCCACACTGCACAAGAATGGGCAGGAACTTTTGTCAGGTGTGCATATTTGTATTTAGATTATATCTCTTACTTTGATTTTCGGGAAGAACCACATTACCTTACGAATCTTTGATATTTGCAGCGAACTAAATGATACTGTTATCGAGGCACAACTAAGGACTAGACAAGTTCCGCCTAGGCTTCCAACAGAGATTGCAATTAGACGTTATCGACACTCAACTAATAGATTGCTCATATTGGTATGCTGAGTCACACTGAAGCTCATGAATTCTCTGTGTCTTGTTTATTTGCCTTTTACTCCTCATATACGTACTTTCTTCGTTAACATTTGCACTGAGGCTGGTTATACACATACAGGGATTCAATGGAACTTTAACAGAACCGGTTGAGAAAACTGGTGATCAGATTAAAGAAATGGAACTTAAGGTGCATCCAGAACTGAGACAACCCTTAACAGCACTTTGCAATGATCCAAATACCACAGTAGTTGTGCTCAGTGGAAGTGGAAGAAAAGTTCTAGATGATGTAATTCTTTGCACATTACTTGTTTTCCTTATGAACTGTTAGATGAATCCAGTTGTAACGTCTTCCTATCAACAGAATTTCAAAGAATATGACCTGTGGTTGGCAGCAGAGAATGGGATGTTTTTACAACCTTCAAAGGGTGAATGGATGACAACAATGCCGGAGCACCTGAATATGGAATGGGTCGACAGCGTGAAAGTTAGCGCTAATTTTGAAATTCCATTTCTTTTGATTGTAACTTCATTTATTCATATATGTCAACAACTTACATTTTTGATCCTGCGTTACAGCATGTTTTTGAGTACTTCACAGAAAGAACACCGCGGTCACACTTTGATTTTGAAGAAAGGGAAACTTCACTTGTATGGAATTACAAATATGCAGGTGCTTGCTTGAATTGTTCATATTGCAGATTGATCTTTTGGTTTTCCAGCTATCTTTCAATGCCGTTACTGATTCTTACATTTCAAATAGACGTAGAGTTTGGAAAACTTCAAGCAAGAGATATGCTGCAACATCTCTGGACAGGTCCGATTTCTAATTCGTCAGTTGAAGTTGTTCAAGGCAGCCGATCGGTTGAGGTTAGAGCTGTTGGCGTTACAAAGGTGATATGATATGATCTCTTGTTTCTAATAATTCGTCAGTTGAAGTTTTTCATCAGAATACTTTTATTTGTACATATATAACAGTTTATTCGAAATTTCTTTTATTATCAGGGAGCAGCTATTGACCGCATCCTAGGAGAGATAGTTCACAGTAAATCAATGACATCGCCGATTGATTATGTTCTTTGTATAGGACATTTTCTCGGAAAGGTGAGTTATAGTTTCATTTATCTGCGATGAAAACGAGCTCGTGTTAAATATAAAAATACTTTAGGGGATTGAATTgaacatgatttttttttgttaCAGGATGAAGATCTTTATACCTTTTTTGAGCCGGAGCTTCCATCTATTGGTGTTGGTCTTCCGCGAAGTAATAAGTTACCAACAGAAGCAGTTAAGTTTTCAGTTGAGAAGAAACCAGCTTTGAAAATTCCAGCTAGTAGTAAAAATGGAGCAAAGTCATCATCATCTCAAAACAAGGCTCAAAAGGCAGTCTCAAATTCTGATCAGAAGAAAACAAATAATCAAATTTGCAGTTCACTGCGACGCCCGGCTCCAGAAAATATATCACGGAATGTCCTTGACCTTAAGAAGGAGAATTACTTCTCATGCGCTGTTGGACGAAGCCGAACCAATGCTCGATATACACTTGCCTCACCCGATCATGTTGTTGAGTTTCTGATGGAACTAGCGGATGCATTACCGCGCTCTTGTTAAATATATTTTTAGTCTATGTAGGATTGAAGATAAAAGAATTGTTTTGAATCCCTCCATATATGAATTGTTAAATATCTAACTACTTTTGTGTTAAGTAAGAGTGTATTCGACAGGTGTTGGAGTATGTAGTTGTCAAAGGAGTTAACTTTGATAAAGTCTAAATTTGTGTAGTTTCAACAGAGTCGAATTAGTTTACTTCGA includes:
- the LOC127075328 gene encoding alpha,alpha-trehalose-phosphate synthase [UDP-forming] 1, producing MPGNKYNGDSNHIPGRVERLLRDRELRKRGSENNDYLEQDQEKDDVEKLSSSSLITERRQQEGDDAVGKYGSSNRQRLLVVANRLPVSAIRKGEDCWSLEISAGGLVSALLGVKEFEARWIGWAGVNVPDVVGQKALTKALAEKRCIPVFLDEEIVHQYYNGYCNNILWPLFHYLGLPQEDRLATTRSFQSQFVAYEKANQMFADVVNQHYEEGDVVWCHDYHLMFLPKCLKKYNSKMKVGWFLHTPFPSSEIHRTLPSRSELLHSVLAADLVGFHTYDYARHFVSACTRILGLEGTPYGVEHQGKLTRVAAFPIGIDSERFIRALDLPQVQEHIKELQERFKGRKVMLGVDRLDMIKGIPQKILAFEKFLEENAYWRDKVVLLQIAVPTRTDVPEYQKLTSQVHEIVGRINGRFGSLTTVPIHHLDRSLDFHELCALYAVTDVALVTSLRDGMNLVSYEFVACQEKKKGVLILSEFAGAAQSLGAGAILVNPWNITEVATAIARALNMHPSEREKRHKHNFLHVKSHTAQEWAGTFVSELNDTVIEAQLRTRQVPPRLPTEIAIRRYRHSTNRLLILGFNGTLTEPVEKTGDQIKEMELKVHPELRQPLTALCNDPNTTVVVLSGSGRKVLDDNFKEYDLWLAAENGMFLQPSKGEWMTTMPEHLNMEWVDSVKHVFEYFTERTPRSHFDFEERETSLVWNYKYADVEFGKLQARDMLQHLWTGPISNSSVEVVQGSRSVEVRAVGVTKGAAIDRILGEIVHSKSMTSPIDYVLCIGHFLGKDEDLYTFFEPELPSIGVGLPRSNKLPTEAVKFSVEKKPALKIPASSKNGAKSSSSQNKAQKAVSNSDQKKTNNQICSSLRRPAPENISRNVLDLKKENYFSCAVGRSRTNARYTLASPDHVVEFLMELADALPRSC